A window of the Pseudoalteromonas sp. A25 genome harbors these coding sequences:
- the ispE gene encoding 4-(cytidine 5'-diphospho)-2-C-methyl-D-erythritol kinase has protein sequence MTALTLMAPAKLNLFLHINAQRDDGYHELETLFTFLDFGDELTFALSNEPEILVKGDTADIPLEDNLIYKAAMALQPFKQVEQGICIELSKKLPMGGGVGGGSSDAATTLLAINQLWKCNLSNEKLAELGLELGADVPVFVNGKTALAQGVGEQLTPVTLPQRWFCVVFPNVHVSTAKVFTHPNLPRDTNKLSQHWELSNTRNDCEALVKKLYPEVEKTLVWLLKYGPSRMTGTGACCFVELDSMDAAQRVLSSLPSYWQGFIAQSTNISTAHVQLDNWLKM, from the coding sequence ATGACTGCATTAACTTTAATGGCACCAGCCAAACTTAACTTATTTTTACACATCAATGCTCAGCGTGACGATGGTTATCACGAATTAGAAACTTTATTTACTTTTTTAGATTTTGGCGATGAACTCACCTTTGCTCTTTCCAATGAGCCTGAGATTTTAGTGAAAGGTGATACAGCTGACATCCCATTGGAAGATAATTTAATTTATAAAGCAGCCATGGCGCTACAACCGTTCAAGCAAGTAGAGCAAGGTATTTGTATTGAATTATCTAAAAAGTTACCTATGGGTGGCGGTGTTGGCGGTGGCTCATCAGATGCAGCCACAACATTATTAGCAATTAATCAATTATGGAAATGTAATTTAAGTAACGAAAAGTTGGCAGAATTAGGCCTTGAATTAGGCGCTGATGTACCCGTGTTTGTTAATGGTAAAACGGCGCTCGCACAAGGCGTAGGCGAACAGCTAACCCCCGTGACCCTGCCCCAGCGCTGGTTTTGTGTGGTTTTCCCCAATGTCCATGTTAGTACCGCAAAGGTGTTTACTCACCCCAATTTGCCAAGAGATACCAACAAGCTTTCACAGCATTGGGAACTGTCAAATACCCGTAATGATTGTGAGGCTTTGGTTAAAAAGCTATACCCCGAGGTTGAAAAGACCCTAGTGTGGTTGCTAAAATATGGCCCGTCTCGTATGACAGGAACCGGAGCGTGTTGTTTTGTTGAACTCGATTCAATGGATGCAGCACAGCGTGTGCTCAGTTCATTACCGTCATACTGGCAGGGTTTTATAGCCCAGAGCACCAATATATCAACTGCCCACGTGCAACTTGATAATTGGCTCAAAATGTAG
- the pth gene encoding aminoacyl-tRNA hydrolase produces the protein MNNIQMLVGLANPGPEYQNTRHNAGEWFILELAKRYNCQLKPDAKHHGLTGKVLINNQEFKLLIPTTYMNLSGKSVSSLANFYKIPVENILVAHDEMDLEPGVAKLKKGGGHGGHNGLKDIIAKMANNKEFMRLRIGIGHPGHKDKVTGWVLGKAPKEDQEKIDAAVDEAVRCMEILAKDGVLKAQNRLHSFKP, from the coding sequence TTGAATAATATTCAAATGCTAGTGGGCCTGGCTAATCCAGGCCCCGAATATCAAAACACACGTCACAATGCGGGTGAATGGTTCATTCTCGAACTCGCCAAACGCTACAACTGCCAACTAAAACCTGACGCAAAACACCACGGCCTAACTGGCAAAGTACTTATCAATAATCAAGAATTCAAACTTTTGATCCCAACCACCTATATGAACTTAAGTGGTAAATCGGTAAGCAGCCTCGCTAATTTTTATAAAATTCCCGTGGAAAACATTCTCGTTGCACATGACGAAATGGATTTAGAACCAGGTGTTGCCAAGCTCAAAAAAGGCGGCGGGCATGGCGGCCATAACGGCCTAAAAGACATCATCGCCAAAATGGCGAACAATAAAGAATTTATGCGTTTGCGAATTGGTATTGGCCATCCCGGACACAAAGATAAAGTGACGGGTTGGGTGTTAGGTAAAGCGCCTAAAGAAGACCAAGAGAAAATTGATGCTGCGGTTGATGAAGCCGTACGTTGTATGGAAATTCTAGCTAAAGACGGTGTGTTAAAAGCACAAAATAGACTACATTCATTTAAGCCGTAA
- a CDS encoding ribose-phosphate pyrophosphokinase: MPDMKLFAGNATPELAQKVAKRLFIELGDAVVGRFSDGEISVQINENVRGSDVFIIQSTCAPTNDNLMELIVMVDALRRASAGRITAVIPYFGYARQDRRVRSARVPITAKVVADFLSSVGVDRVLTVDLHAEQIQGFFDVPVDNVFGSPVLLDDMQEREFEDVVVVSPDIGGVVRARAIAKLLNDTDLAIIDKRRPQANVSQVMHIIGDVAGRDCIIVDDMIDTGGTLCKAAEALKEHGAKRVFAYATHPVLSGAAADNLRNSVIDEVIVTDSIPLSDELRALDNIKVLTLADMLAETIRRISNEESISAMFQH; encoded by the coding sequence GTGCCTGACATGAAGCTCTTCGCTGGTAACGCAACACCTGAGTTAGCTCAAAAAGTTGCAAAACGTTTATTCATTGAATTAGGTGATGCTGTAGTTGGTCGTTTTAGTGACGGCGAAATCAGCGTTCAAATCAATGAGAACGTACGCGGATCGGATGTTTTCATTATCCAGTCAACTTGTGCCCCTACAAACGATAACCTAATGGAGCTTATCGTGATGGTCGACGCGCTGCGTCGTGCATCTGCGGGTCGTATTACTGCTGTAATCCCTTATTTTGGTTATGCTCGTCAAGACCGTCGTGTACGTTCTGCCCGTGTACCAATTACCGCTAAGGTTGTTGCTGACTTCCTATCTAGCGTTGGTGTTGACCGTGTATTAACGGTTGATCTTCACGCAGAACAAATCCAAGGATTTTTTGACGTTCCTGTTGATAACGTATTTGGTAGCCCAGTGCTATTAGATGATATGCAAGAGCGTGAATTTGAAGATGTTGTCGTTGTTTCACCTGATATCGGTGGTGTAGTGCGAGCAAGAGCAATTGCAAAACTACTCAACGATACTGATTTAGCTATCATCGACAAGCGTCGTCCTCAAGCCAACGTATCACAAGTAATGCATATTATTGGTGACGTTGCCGGTCGTGACTGCATCATTGTTGACGATATGATTGATACTGGTGGTACGCTTTGTAAGGCAGCTGAAGCGCTAAAAGAGCATGGAGCAAAACGCGTTTTTGCCTATGCAACTCACCCAGTACTTTCTGGTGCAGCAGCTGACAACTTGCGCAACTCTGTGATTGACGAAGTAATTGTAACTGACTCAATTCCACTTTCAGACGAACTTCGAGCTTTAGATAACATTAAAGTCCTTACGCTTGCTGATATGCTTGCAGAAACAATTCGTCGTATTAGTAATGAAGAGTCAATCTCTGCGATGTTCCAGCACTAA
- the lolB gene encoding lipoprotein insertase outer membrane protein LolB: MTRFHLILLMFFLFISGCAQKISPPKQQMRDWKVSLQSQSAWQASGKLAFISDTDRQSANFNWHYENGKQHLILTSFIGTRILSLKELAQHSELQYDGNTYFDTNSQQLVKRLSGLDLPVAQAPAWLTGTVDNPTNQYDDQARLTSSVWTDENGQLWQAQYQQFNLIEGMWLPTRMNLSHNKLRIKIQLNSWQF; this comes from the coding sequence TTGACACGATTTCATTTGATTTTGCTCATGTTTTTTTTATTTATCAGTGGATGTGCGCAAAAAATCTCCCCCCCAAAACAGCAAATGCGTGATTGGAAAGTCTCATTGCAGTCTCAATCCGCCTGGCAAGCAAGCGGAAAATTAGCTTTTATCAGCGATACAGATCGCCAATCAGCTAACTTTAACTGGCACTACGAAAATGGCAAACAACATCTCATATTAACTAGCTTTATTGGTACACGTATTTTATCACTCAAAGAACTGGCTCAACACAGTGAGCTGCAATACGACGGCAATACCTATTTTGACACCAACAGCCAACAATTAGTTAAACGCCTTAGTGGCTTAGATTTACCCGTAGCGCAAGCGCCTGCTTGGCTTACCGGTACTGTTGATAACCCAACAAATCAATATGATGATCAAGCGCGGCTCACTTCAAGTGTTTGGACAGATGAAAACGGTCAACTTTGGCAAGCTCAATATCAACAGTTTAACCTCATAGAGGGCATGTGGCTCCCTACACGCATGAACCTCTCACATAATAAACTACGCATTAAGATCCAGCTTAATTCATGGCAATTTTAG
- a CDS encoding 50S ribosomal protein L25/general stress protein Ctc yields MSNELYTLNAEVRADLGTGASRRLRRADKVPAILYGAEKDAVALTLDHNKVLKAQEDEGFYSHILTLNIAGESVEAILKDIQRHPYKPKITHLDFQRVDANHKIHTKVPVHFLNEEKATKGGNTVAHLVTEIDVTCLPAALPEFIEVDVAALEVGATLHLSDIKLPAGVTSVELAKGEGHDQAVVTLNAPKGSSASEEEAEDAAE; encoded by the coding sequence ATGTCTAACGAATTATATACATTGAATGCCGAAGTACGTGCTGACTTAGGTACTGGTGCGAGCCGCCGCCTACGTCGTGCAGACAAGGTGCCAGCAATCCTTTACGGTGCTGAGAAAGACGCAGTTGCGCTTACTCTTGACCACAACAAAGTATTAAAAGCGCAAGAAGATGAAGGTTTCTACAGCCACATCCTTACGCTAAACATTGCTGGTGAGTCTGTTGAAGCAATTCTTAAAGACATTCAACGTCACCCGTACAAGCCTAAGATCACTCACTTAGACTTCCAACGTGTTGATGCTAACCACAAGATCCACACTAAAGTACCTGTACACTTCTTAAACGAAGAAAAAGCAACTAAAGGCGGTAACACTGTTGCTCACCTAGTTACAGAAATCGATGTAACTTGTTTACCAGCAGCACTTCCTGAGTTCATCGAAGTAGACGTAGCCGCTCTTGAAGTTGGTGCAACTTTACACCTTTCTGATATTAAACTTCCAGCAGGTGTTACTTCAGTTGAGCTTGCTAAAGGCGAAGGTCATGACCAAGCGGTTGTTACACTAAACGCGCCTAAAGGCTCTTCTGCATCTGAAGAAGAAGCTGAAGACGCAGCAGAATAA